The following are encoded in a window of Mycoplasmopsis bovis PG45 genomic DNA:
- a CDS encoding membrane protein → MNKTLSSSEAKIALISLIVFLVICSIIAIVIVFFLVRNNKIKKIKKQADSVYKFLSSKTTNGSVTISRFKSVAQSQGDYKKHLSELVSLNDEMKKIYKPLFAVCNQIKANAKKRFSDLKLEFDRLNDLYAEYKKLWDRFNQKSEKLNIHWGIVDSISSKLSSILLELEKYIYKNKSNLTHTYNLLADELDELQKNNFAFEDKKINVEITNVSAEINEYEKRVYSFCKKVDVMVKLEKAIFELIPKILESQSFDYKFESSLAELKNDLKKLQNNFTTSPYQELLRETKAIYFKYFTLLKHNKLDSEFKSFIKNKFSLLKEEIEKINNYIDSFISKTKEESFYKNTIKQDYLSTIVFWENLVKDFEVLKNKVDNDKEIGLLELQTFLEEYSELLKSLNKVISKYDYLSIKSIYDKIYLDINNQWCHRLLNLRDILEKLFENNELFRKLILLNKEINKDFSEKQYIDLSSELWTKWTILLCTVYKKVYTQYAYKSMIDALTEKMAQLSSINGSEIEEYMLYIDSNIVSFKFKEAFELLAAAIKGK, encoded by the coding sequence ATGAATAAAACATTATCTTCTTCAGAAGCAAAAATAGCATTAATATCATTAATTGTTTTTTTAGTTATTTGCTCAATAATTGCGATAGTTATTGTATTTTTTTTAGTCAGAAATAACAAAATTAAAAAAATAAAAAAGCAAGCTGATTCGGTATATAAATTTCTTAGTTCTAAAACTACTAATGGCTCTGTAACAATTTCTAGATTTAAAAGTGTTGCACAATCACAAGGTGATTATAAAAAACATCTTAGTGAACTAGTTAGCTTAAATGACGAGATGAAAAAAATATACAAGCCATTATTTGCGGTATGTAATCAAATAAAGGCTAATGCAAAAAAACGATTTAGTGATTTAAAACTCGAATTTGATAGGTTAAATGATTTATATGCTGAGTACAAAAAATTATGAGATAGATTTAATCAAAAGTCAGAAAAACTTAACATACATTGAGGAATAGTTGATTCAATAAGCTCAAAACTCTCATCAATTCTTTTAGAATTAGAGAAATATATATACAAAAACAAAAGCAACTTAACGCACACATATAACCTATTAGCCGATGAGCTTGATGAATTGCAAAAAAATAATTTTGCTTTCGAAGATAAGAAAATTAATGTTGAAATAACAAATGTTTCAGCTGAAATAAATGAATATGAAAAAAGAGTTTATTCATTTTGCAAAAAAGTTGATGTAATGGTTAAGTTAGAAAAAGCTATTTTTGAACTTATTCCCAAAATTCTAGAGAGCCAAAGTTTCGACTATAAATTTGAGAGTTCGTTGGCAGAATTAAAAAATGACTTAAAAAAACTACAAAACAACTTTACAACTAGTCCTTATCAGGAATTATTAAGAGAAACTAAAGCCATATATTTTAAATATTTTACTTTGCTAAAACATAATAAACTTGATTCTGAGTTTAAAAGTTTTATCAAGAATAAATTTAGCCTTCTAAAAGAAGAAATTGAGAAAATAAATAATTATATTGACTCATTCATTAGTAAAACAAAAGAAGAATCTTTTTACAAGAATACTATAAAACAGGACTATTTGTCAACTATAGTTTTTTGAGAAAATCTCGTTAAAGATTTTGAAGTGCTAAAAAATAAAGTTGATAATGATAAAGAAATAGGACTTTTAGAATTACAAACATTTTTAGAAGAATATAGTGAATTATTAAAATCGCTAAATAAAGTAATTTCTAAATATGACTATTTAAGTATCAAGAGCATATATGACAAAATATATTTAGATATAAATAATCAGTGGTGTCATAGACTACTGAATTTAAGAGATATTCTAGAAAAGTTATTTGAAAATAATGAATTATTTAGAAAATTAATTTTGCTAAATAAGGAAATTAACAAGGATTTTAGTGAAAAGCAATATATAGATTTAAGTTCCGAATTATGAACTAAATGAACCATATTGTTATGCACAGTTTATAAAAAAGTATATACACAGTATGCTTATAAATCTATGATTGATGCTCTTACGGAGAAAATGGCACAGTTAAGTAGTATAAATGGCTCTGAAATCGAAGAGTATATGTTATATATTGACAGTAATATTGTCTCTTTTAAATTCAAAGAGGCATTTGAATTACTAGCTGCTGCTATTAAAGGAAAATAA
- the thiI gene encoding tRNA uracil 4-sulfurtransferase ThiI, producing MYEKILIRYGELTLKGKNRDSFITQLARNIKVITGEYPEIKYDRMFLSYSEYNVKKLKYVFGITSYSPVIFCENNIEKITNNAIKLVDKENKTFKISARRNNKKFDFTSAEINQKVGAAVLKYCPWVKVDVHNPDCNVNIEVRSDKTYLFSKNYSALGGLPVGISGSTLHLMSGGIDSPVAAFELMKRGLRVHFISFVSPPQTDEKTINKIKSLVSVLSKYQGKSNLYLANYSKLMNYISFTSNEAYKINLMRRSFYRIASKFAKKQNIIVLSNGENLGQVASQTIESLSTIANASDLLILRPILANDKIETINIAKHIGTYDISIEKAKETCELFAPKSPVTKPNLSTSIRLEDELSNLNNLEQELLESSIEHLVIE from the coding sequence ATGTATGAAAAGATTTTAATAAGATATGGTGAACTAACACTTAAAGGTAAAAATAGAGATTCATTCATTACTCAGCTAGCTAGAAATATCAAGGTTATTACTGGCGAATATCCTGAAATTAAGTATGATAGAATGTTTCTTTCATATTCTGAATATAATGTAAAAAAGCTAAAATATGTTTTTGGTATCACTAGTTATAGCCCGGTTATTTTTTGTGAAAATAATATTGAGAAAATTACTAATAATGCTATAAAACTAGTTGATAAGGAAAATAAAACCTTTAAGATATCTGCAAGAAGAAATAATAAAAAGTTTGACTTTACTAGTGCAGAGATAAACCAAAAAGTTGGAGCGGCCGTATTAAAGTATTGCCCATGAGTTAAAGTAGATGTGCATAATCCTGATTGTAATGTAAATATAGAAGTGCGCTCAGATAAAACATATTTATTCAGTAAAAACTATAGTGCACTAGGCGGTTTACCTGTGGGTATAAGCGGCTCTACTCTTCATTTAATGTCTGGGGGGATTGATAGTCCTGTTGCTGCCTTTGAACTTATGAAAAGAGGTTTAAGAGTTCATTTTATTTCATTTGTTTCGCCTCCACAAACTGATGAAAAAACTATTAATAAAATCAAATCTTTAGTTTCAGTTTTATCAAAATACCAAGGTAAAAGCAATCTCTACTTAGCTAACTATTCAAAACTAATGAACTATATTTCTTTTACGTCAAATGAAGCGTACAAAATTAATTTAATGCGTCGCAGTTTTTACAGAATTGCTTCTAAGTTTGCTAAAAAGCAAAACATTATAGTCTTATCAAATGGTGAAAATTTAGGTCAAGTTGCTAGCCAAACAATTGAAAGTCTATCAACCATTGCCAATGCTAGTGATTTATTAATTTTAAGACCAATTCTTGCTAATGATAAGATAGAAACTATCAATATTGCAAAACATATAGGAACTTATGACATTTCTATAGAAAAAGCTAAAGAAACATGTGAGCTTTTTGCACCAAAAAGCCCTGTAACTAAGCCTAATTTGTCAACTTCAATTAGATTAGAAGATGAATTATCTAATCTTAATAATTTAGAACAAGAGCTCTTAGAAAGTAGCATTGAGCATCTAGTAATTGAATAA
- a CDS encoding transposase translates to MAIPVEIRQVERPKNTVVKNYFGKFKVVKRTSKYVNGKAIPKDLAIVGEIVDYKFVPFETPIPVGTRSKKNQEKTDIKDYGNIAIFTKNSNDILEKLLTHFDSSTAYKLYVIAILRCAYPKAVNRDLKFYYETSFMSELFKKVGLSESLLPDFFEKTGRAYSNIHNFMLDRINEFKGRVQIIDGTLKSYNSDEVTFSQWSRKGKVKGSKDFTLLYTCVLYTKEPIYHRPYQGNMLDSTIFEDFLENVPSTGEILVADKGFRTKAITELLEQNKNVKYLLPLKRNTTLIREEKLDENLTPVKIKDKQLLGSKKQINGKFFYLFKDLEIAGKESVGNYQKHLKRNTFNIDEFNKNNQFFGVIVFESNVDLSLEDVYTLYDQRWEIEEMFNFYKNILELSKTRVHSEMKVYTTEFINYLSLIIATKVKNNFIRLNLHQNYSFRQIIEYLRSYKVEVINNTEWKKRKVLKYVQDLAELLEI, encoded by the coding sequence ATGGCAATTCCAGTTGAAATAAGACAAGTTGAAAGACCTAAAAACACAGTTGTAAAGAATTACTTTGGAAAATTTAAAGTTGTAAAAAGAACCAGCAAATATGTGAATGGAAAAGCAATTCCAAAAGATTTGGCAATTGTTGGCGAAATAGTAGATTACAAATTTGTTCCTTTTGAAACACCTATCCCAGTAGGTACAAGATCTAAGAAAAATCAAGAAAAAACAGATATAAAAGACTATGGTAACATAGCAATTTTTACAAAAAATAGCAATGATATTTTGGAAAAATTACTAACACATTTTGATTCATCAACAGCTTACAAATTATATGTAATTGCTATTCTTAGATGTGCCTATCCAAAAGCCGTTAATCGTGATTTAAAGTTTTACTATGAAACTTCATTTATGTCTGAATTATTTAAAAAGGTTGGTTTATCTGAATCATTATTACCAGACTTCTTTGAAAAAACTGGTAGAGCATATTCAAATATACATAACTTCATGTTAGATAGAATAAATGAGTTTAAAGGTAGAGTGCAAATTATTGATGGCACACTTAAATCTTATAATTCAGATGAAGTAACTTTTTCTCAATGATCAAGAAAAGGCAAGGTTAAAGGTAGCAAAGATTTTACCTTACTTTACACTTGTGTCTTATATACCAAAGAGCCAATTTATCACAGACCATACCAAGGAAATATGCTGGATTCGACTATTTTTGAGGACTTTTTGGAAAATGTGCCTAGCACTGGCGAAATATTAGTTGCTGATAAAGGCTTTAGAACTAAAGCAATTACAGAGCTTTTAGAACAGAATAAAAATGTTAAGTATCTTTTGCCATTAAAGAGAAATACAACATTAATTAGAGAAGAAAAACTTGATGAAAACTTGACTCCTGTGAAAATTAAAGATAAGCAATTACTAGGGTCTAAAAAGCAAATAAATGGAAAGTTTTTTTATCTATTTAAAGACTTAGAAATAGCTGGCAAAGAAAGTGTTGGAAACTATCAAAAACATCTAAAAAGAAATACATTTAACATTGATGAATTCAATAAAAATAATCAATTTTTTGGTGTCATTGTTTTTGAATCCAATGTTGACCTTTCATTAGAGGATGTATACACACTATATGATCAAAGATGAGAAATTGAAGAAATGTTTAACTTTTACAAAAATATTTTGGAACTATCAAAAACAAGAGTTCATTCAGAAATGAAAGTTTACACAACAGAGTTTATAAACTACTTGTCACTAATAATTGCGACAAAAGTTAAGAACAATTTTATAAGACTAAATCTTCATCAAAACTACTCATTCAGACAGATTATAGAATATTTGAGAAGTTACAAAGTTGAAGTAATAAATAATACAGAATGAAAAAAACGCAAGGTGTTGAAATATGTTCAAGACCTTGCGGAATTGTTAGAAATATAG
- a CDS encoding BspA family leucine-rich repeat surface protein, with protein MLKLYSVQNWEFFNKWDTSNIENMSQMFFGAKNFNTDISNWKTDKVKNMSYMFFAAKKFSKNLDKWNTANVENMNRMFQEAEAFNGNISTWDTKNVSDMAYMFSGATAFNNNISSWNVDNVITMERMFQNASKFNSPIFKLVKPKVKNMQYMFYNAREFNSSNISNWNTSSVTDIRAMFRGAAMFNKNLNWETEKITNMSYLFAEASSFNGDITKWNTGNVVDMSGMFWKASAFNKDISSWNIKKVKDVTGMFYFATNFDHSLNKKVLV; from the coding sequence TTATTAAAATTATATAGTGTCCAAAATTGGGAATTTTTTAATAAATGAGACACTTCAAATATTGAGAATATGAGTCAAATGTTTTTTGGAGCCAAAAACTTCAACACAGATATATCAAATTGAAAGACTGACAAAGTCAAAAATATGAGTTATATGTTTTTTGCTGCTAAAAAATTCAGCAAAAATTTAGATAAATGAAATACTGCAAATGTTGAAAATATGAATAGAATGTTTCAAGAAGCAGAAGCATTCAATGGAAATATTTCAACATGAGACACTAAAAATGTAAGTGATATGGCTTATATGTTTTCTGGCGCTACTGCATTTAACAATAACATATCTAGTTGAAATGTTGATAATGTTATAACAATGGAAAGAATGTTTCAAAATGCATCGAAATTTAACAGTCCAATATTTAAGTTAGTAAAACCAAAAGTTAAAAATATGCAGTATATGTTCTACAATGCAAGGGAATTTAATAGTTCAAATATTTCAAATTGGAATACATCATCAGTCACTGATATAAGAGCTATGTTTAGAGGGGCAGCTATGTTTAATAAAAATTTAAATTGAGAAACAGAAAAGATCACTAATATGTCTTACTTGTTTGCAGAAGCTAGTAGCTTCAATGGTGACATAACTAAATGAAACACTGGTAATGTTGTTGATATGAGTGGCATGTTTTGAAAAGCAAGCGCTTTTAACAAAGATATATCTAGTTGAAATATTAAAAAGGTTAAGGATGTAACCGGTATGTTTTATTTCGCAACTAACTTTGACCATTCATTAAATAAAAAAGTTTTAGTGTAA
- a CDS encoding IS1634-like element ISMbov2 family transposase, with protein sequence MAIPKDILKIPRPSSTRVKATSKEGIYNVIQRTSIRKNEKIIPVEKGVIGKIINGVFQSIEKQTYEVDIKSYGLFALNEKLNNHIFRELLNFYDFEDARKLYVIASLRTMFSDIKNEHLKHEYDTNFISEIYPKCALSPNTISSFLEKIGKSSSKMEDFMNKRLEEFSNHSIVIDGMLKNNTSETNIFSEMSRKSRTKGAQNLNLIYAYDINAQEPVASSVYPGNMLDYTAFRDFLRTYKIKNGFLILDRGFDDKECKNLMREKNIKYLMPIKINHTFKKFNLKSGFNFTFTYDDDTIRAKKIIINNKYYLCYKSTLTEMVEKKNFISRAHKKGAYDEIKLLERENLFGLIIFECNYDLDLKDIYVAYKKRWEIELLFKQFKNVLEQNEANVQGNYRLLATEFINFLSSIMLCRIKNHLLNSGVLDNRTISETFRYLSKIIKKRKSRKREEWDDVETLKYIKELKSILKI encoded by the coding sequence ATGGCCATTCCTAAAGACATATTAAAAATTCCAAGACCATCTAGTACCAGAGTAAAAGCAACCTCAAAAGAAGGTATTTATAATGTTATACAAAGAACATCAATAAGAAAAAATGAAAAAATTATTCCTGTTGAAAAAGGAGTGATTGGAAAGATTATTAATGGTGTTTTTCAAAGCATAGAAAAGCAAACATATGAAGTAGATATTAAATCATATGGTTTATTTGCGCTAAATGAAAAATTAAACAATCATATCTTTAGAGAACTTTTAAATTTTTATGATTTTGAAGATGCTAGAAAATTATATGTTATAGCCTCTTTAAGAACTATGTTTTCAGATATTAAAAACGAACATTTAAAACATGAGTATGATACAAATTTTATTTCTGAAATATACCCAAAATGTGCACTATCACCAAACACTATCTCAAGTTTTTTAGAGAAAATAGGTAAATCTAGTTCGAAGATGGAAGACTTTATGAATAAAAGATTAGAAGAGTTTTCAAACCACTCAATAGTTATTGATGGTATGTTGAAAAACAATACATCAGAAACTAACATTTTCTCTGAAATGTCTAGAAAGTCTAGAACTAAAGGCGCTCAAAACTTAAACCTTATTTATGCTTATGATATTAATGCACAAGAACCTGTTGCAAGTTCTGTTTACCCAGGAAATATGCTAGATTACACTGCTTTTAGAGACTTTTTAAGAACTTATAAGATTAAAAATGGATTCTTAATTCTTGATAGAGGATTTGATGATAAAGAATGTAAAAACTTAATGAGAGAAAAAAATATTAAATATTTAATGCCTATAAAAATAAATCATACTTTTAAAAAATTTAATTTAAAATCTGGATTTAATTTCACTTTTACCTATGATGACGACACGATAAGAGCAAAGAAAATTATCATCAACAACAAATATTATCTTTGTTATAAATCAACCCTAACTGAAATGGTAGAAAAGAAAAATTTCATAAGTCGTGCACACAAAAAAGGTGCGTATGATGAAATTAAATTACTAGAAAGAGAAAATCTTTTTGGATTAATAATTTTTGAGTGTAATTATGATTTGGACTTAAAAGATATTTATGTCGCATATAAAAAGAGATGAGAAATTGAATTGCTTTTTAAACAGTTTAAAAATGTGCTTGAACAAAACGAAGCAAATGTTCAAGGAAACTATAGATTATTAGCAACTGAATTTATTAACTTTTTATCTTCAATTATGCTTTGCAGAATAAAAAACCACCTCTTAAATAGTGGCGTTCTTGACAATAGAACAATTAGTGAAACTTTTAGATATTTATCGAAAATAATCAAGAAGAGAAAGTCTAGAAAAAGAGAAGAATGAGATGATGTTGAAACATTAAAATATATTAAAGAATTGAAGTCTATTTTAAAAATATAG
- a CDS encoding BspA family leucine-rich repeat surface protein, with product MLFASSLPLIAASCKNNETKEPKKEPEIDAPIAPPTDPGKNNETKEPKKEPEMDAPIAPPTDPEKDNPGKTEPMHSDKPKVFKTDISGLKLKFSPTNNTNKNDVLELLKKQPKLENLTEGDFDFKLERKSLLNREGLIVIAANPESQLVSGMLNITINKLDKLIPREHKYNNDKTKVLEIGYDEKGRIKKFVENVKEVPANLPEEIISLDWAFARNLNEKIVNLEKWDTSNIESMSKTFLQAKKFNTDISSWKTNRVKDMSNMFTSAEAFSQNLDKWDTSNVTTMYRMFEEAKTFNGNISSWKTENVTNMEHMFEKAAAFNQDLSSWNVENVSKMKNMFSGAKEFNKPLFKLINPKVSDMSYMFFGAEKFNDSSVSQWNTTSVTKMNAMFWDAKAFNQDLSNWKTDNVTLMHNMFYGAIIFNSDISRWKTSKVTNMSQMFWGAKAFNQNISDWDVKNVTDVSSMFAYASSFKQDLDKWTFNKIVNSSHFRNGAPIFKLPNFRQVSK from the coding sequence TTGCTTTTTGCTAGTTCACTTCCTTTAATTGCTGCTTCATGTAAAAATAATGAAACTAAGGAGCCTAAAAAGGAACCTGAAATTGATGCCCCAATCGCTCCGCCTACTGATCCTGGTAAAAATAATGAAACTAAGGAGCCTAAAAAGGAACCTGAAATGGATGCTCCAATCGCTCCACCTACCGATCCTGAAAAAGATAATCCAGGTAAGACAGAGCCTATGCACAGTGATAAACCTAAAGTTTTCAAAACTGATATTTCTGGTTTAAAGCTTAAATTTAGTCCAACAAATAATACAAACAAAAATGATGTCTTAGAACTATTAAAAAAACAACCTAAATTAGAGAATTTGACTGAAGGCGATTTTGACTTCAAACTAGAGAGAAAATCACTTTTGAATAGAGAAGGGCTGATAGTTATCGCCGCAAATCCTGAATCTCAATTAGTTTCAGGAATGCTTAATATTACTATAAACAAGCTCGATAAGTTAATTCCAAGAGAACATAAATACAACAATGATAAAACAAAAGTTCTTGAAATTGGATATGATGAAAAAGGAAGAATCAAAAAATTTGTCGAGAATGTAAAAGAAGTTCCAGCAAATCTTCCTGAGGAAATTATTAGTCTTGACTGAGCATTTGCTAGAAATTTAAATGAAAAAATTGTCAATTTAGAAAAGTGAGACACCTCAAATATTGAGAGCATGAGTAAAACTTTTTTGCAAGCCAAAAAATTTAATACTGATATTTCTAGTTGGAAAACAAACAGAGTCAAAGATATGTCAAATATGTTTACGTCAGCTGAAGCATTTAGTCAAAATTTAGATAAGTGAGACACATCTAATGTTACAACTATGTATAGAATGTTTGAAGAAGCTAAAACGTTCAATGGTAACATTTCAAGCTGAAAAACAGAAAATGTCACAAATATGGAACATATGTTTGAAAAAGCTGCTGCTTTCAATCAAGACTTATCATCATGAAATGTTGAGAATGTTTCGAAAATGAAAAATATGTTTAGTGGTGCCAAGGAATTTAATAAACCATTATTTAAGTTAATTAATCCTAAAGTAAGTGATATGTCGTATATGTTTTTTGGCGCTGAAAAATTTAATGATTCGTCTGTTTCACAGTGAAATACGACAAGCGTTACTAAGATGAATGCAATGTTCTGAGACGCTAAAGCATTTAATCAAGACTTAAGCAACTGAAAAACTGACAATGTAACATTAATGCATAATATGTTTTATGGGGCAATCATTTTCAACAGTGATATAAGCAGATGAAAAACATCTAAAGTTACAAATATGAGCCAAATGTTCTGGGGTGCTAAAGCATTTAATCAAAATATATCGGACTGAGATGTAAAAAACGTAACCGATGTTTCAAGTATGTTTGCATATGCTTCCTCTTTCAAGCAGGATTTAGATAAATGAACATTTAACAAAATTGTCAACAGTAGCCATTTCCGAAATGGTGCTCCTATTTTCAAACTACCTAATTTTAGGCAAGTATCTAAATAA
- a CDS encoding BspA family leucine-rich repeat surface protein: MLFASSLPLIAASCKNNETKEPKKEPEIDAPIAPPTDPGKNNETKEPKKEPEMDAPIAPPTDPEKDNPGKTEPMHSDKPKVFKTDISGLKLKFSPTNNTNKNDVLELLKKQPKLENLTEGDFDFKLERKSLLNREGLIVIAANPESQLVSGMLNITINKLDKLIPREHKYNNDKTKVLEIGYDEKGRIKKFVENVKEVPANLPEEIISLDWVFARNLNEKIVNLEKWDTSNIESMSKTFLQAKKFNTDISSWKTNRVKDMSNMFTSAEAFSQNLDKWDTSNVTTMYRMFEEAKTFNGNISSWKTENVTNMEHMFEKAAAFNQDLSSWNVENVSKMKNMFSGAKEFNKPLFKLINPKVSDMSYMFFGAEKFNDSSVSQWNTTSVTKMNAMFWDAKAFNQDLSNWKTDNVTLMHNMFYGAIIFNSDISRWKTSKVTNMSQMFWGAKAFNQNISDWDVKNVTDVSSMFAYASSFKQDLDKWTFNKIVNSSHFRNGAPIFKLPNFRQVSK; this comes from the coding sequence TTGCTTTTTGCTAGTTCACTTCCTTTAATTGCTGCTTCATGTAAAAATAATGAAACTAAGGAGCCTAAAAAGGAACCTGAAATTGATGCCCCAATCGCTCCGCCTACTGATCCTGGTAAAAATAATGAAACTAAGGAGCCTAAAAAGGAACCTGAAATGGATGCTCCAATCGCTCCACCTACCGATCCTGAAAAAGATAATCCAGGTAAGACAGAGCCTATGCACAGTGATAAACCTAAAGTTTTCAAAACTGATATTTCTGGTTTAAAGCTTAAATTTAGTCCAACAAATAATACAAACAAAAATGATGTCTTAGAACTATTAAAAAAACAACCTAAATTAGAGAATTTGACTGAAGGCGATTTTGACTTCAAACTAGAGAGAAAATCACTTTTGAATAGAGAAGGGCTGATAGTTATCGCCGCAAATCCTGAATCTCAATTAGTTTCAGGAATGCTTAATATTACTATAAACAAGCTCGATAAGTTAATTCCAAGAGAACATAAATACAACAATGATAAAACAAAAGTTCTTGAAATTGGATATGATGAAAAAGGAAGAATCAAAAAATTTGTCGAGAATGTAAAAGAAGTTCCAGCAAATCTTCCTGAGGAAATTATTAGTCTTGACTGAGTATTTGCTAGAAATTTAAATGAAAAAATTGTCAATTTAGAAAAGTGAGACACCTCAAATATTGAGAGCATGAGTAAAACTTTTTTGCAAGCCAAAAAATTTAATACTGATATTTCTAGTTGGAAAACAAACAGAGTCAAAGATATGTCAAATATGTTTACGTCAGCTGAAGCATTTAGTCAAAATTTAGATAAGTGAGACACATCTAATGTTACAACTATGTATAGAATGTTTGAAGAAGCTAAAACGTTCAATGGTAACATTTCAAGCTGAAAAACAGAAAATGTCACAAATATGGAACATATGTTTGAAAAAGCTGCTGCTTTCAATCAAGACTTATCATCATGAAATGTTGAGAATGTTTCGAAAATGAAAAATATGTTTAGTGGTGCCAAGGAATTTAATAAACCATTATTTAAGTTAATTAATCCTAAAGTAAGTGATATGTCGTATATGTTTTTTGGCGCTGAAAAATTTAATGATTCGTCTGTTTCACAGTGAAATACGACAAGCGTTACTAAGATGAATGCAATGTTCTGAGACGCTAAAGCATTTAATCAAGACTTAAGCAACTGAAAAACTGACAATGTAACATTAATGCATAATATGTTTTATGGGGCAATCATTTTCAACAGTGATATAAGCAGATGAAAAACATCTAAAGTTACAAATATGAGCCAAATGTTCTGGGGTGCTAAAGCATTTAATCAAAATATATCGGACTGAGATGTAAAAAACGTAACCGATGTTTCAAGTATGTTTGCATATGCTTCCTCTTTCAAGCAGGATTTAGATAAATGAACATTTAACAAAATTGTCAACAGTAGCCATTTCCGAAATGGTGCTCCTATTTTCAAACTACCTAATTTTAGGCAAGTATCTAAATAA